In Erigeron canadensis isolate Cc75 chromosome 1, C_canadensis_v1, whole genome shotgun sequence, a single window of DNA contains:
- the LOC122603796 gene encoding pyruvate dehydrogenase E1 component subunit beta-1, mitochondrial, with translation MLGALRLNIGAASQGLGNNMTRLRPVASAMRHYSSGAKEMTVRDALNSALDEEMAADPNVFVMGEEVGEYQGAYKITKGLLDKYGPERVVDTPITEAGFAGIGVGSAYHGLRPVIEFMTFNFSMQAIDHIINSAAKSNYMSAGQINVPIVFRGPNGPAAGVGAQHSQCYGAWYGAVPGLKVLVPYSSEDARGLLKAAIRDPDPVVFLENELLYGESFPVSAEALDSSFCLPIGKAKIEREGKDITITAFSKMVGYALKAAEILEKDGISAEIINLRSIRPLDRATINASVRKTNRLVTVEEGFPQHGIGAEICASVVEDSFGYLDAPVERIAGADVPTPYAANLERMAFPQIEDIVRAAKRVCYRSVPMAASA, from the exons ATGTTGGGGGCTTTAAGGCTTAATATTGGTGCTGCTTCTCAG GGTTTGGGGAATAATATGACGAGGTTAAGGCCTGTAGCATCAGCTATGAGACATTACTCGTCTGGAGCGAAAGAG ATGACAGTACGAGATGCTCTAAATTCTGCTCTTGACGAGGAAATGGCAGCTGATCCTAATGTTTTTGTTATGGGTGAAGAg GTAGGAGAGTACCAGGGTGCATACAAG ATAACAAAGGGATTATTGGACAAATATGGTCCTGAAAGGGTTGTTGATACCCCTATCACAGAG GCTGGGTTTGCTGGGATTGGAGTTGGTTCCGCATATCATGGTCTGAGACCCGTGATAGAGTTCATGACTTTCAACTTCTCTATGCAG GCAATTGATCATATTATCAATTCTGCAGCAAAGTCAAATTACATGTCTGCTGGGCAGATCAATGTGCCTATTGTGTTTAGGGGTCCAAACGGTCCTGCAGCTGGTGTTGGTGCTCAGCATTCCCAG TGTTATGGCGCATGGTATGGCGCTGTACCTGGTTTGAAAGTACTTGTACCATACTCTTCTGAAGATGCCCGTGGACTTCTAAAAGCTGCTATCAGGGACCCTGACCCTGTTGTTTTTCTTGAGAATGAGTTGTT ATATGGTGAATCTTTCCCAGTATCCGCCGAAGCCCTTGATTCAAGTTTCTGTCTCCCTATAGGAAAAGCAAAG ATTGAAAGAGAAGGGAAAGATATCACGATCACGGCTTTCTCCAAGATGGTTGGCTATGCTCTTAAG GCGGCTGAAATACTTGAGAAGGATGGAATAAGTGCGGAG ATTATAAACCTGCGGTCCATTCGACCCCTAGATAGAGCTACAATTAATGCTTCAGTCAGGAAAACTAACAGGCTGGTCACTGTCGAGGAAGGGTTTCCTCAACATGGCATTGGTGCTGAAATCTG TGCTTCGGTTGTAGAAGATAGCTTTGGCTATCTTGATGCCCCAGTGGAGAGAATTGCCGGGGCTGATGTACCCACACCTTATGCTGCTAATCTTGAGAGAATGGCATTTCCTCAG ATCGAGGATATTGTTCGTGCTGCCAAGAGAGTATGCTACAGATCAGTCCCCATGGCTGCAAGTGCTTGA